The Capsicum annuum cultivar UCD-10X-F1 chromosome 1, UCD10Xv1.1, whole genome shotgun sequence sequence AGCTTATAAATAAGCCAGCTATCAAGACCATTAAGGTATAATCTCTATTTAATTATAAaagttttaaagaaaataatgtatCTCGTCTGATGTGATGAGAAAATAATAAAGACCTTATTATACCACAATAATCAGATGgccattgagattcaaactcgtGCTACTACGATTTGAATTGTACCCTATTAGCTATTGAGATGTTTATAAGGGACAACCACAACAAATATTATAACTAATAGTTTGCACTACATCTATGTTTATATAAAGATTGGAGACTAATTGCTACTATTTGATAAGTAGGAAAAATATGGAGATATATATGATTGTGTGGACTTTTACAAACAGCCTGCATTCGACCATCCTCTGTTGAAGAATCACAATTTTCATCCTGAGGTACATCTCTATATTCAataatttcaagtttaaactATCCAGTTTGTTTAATCAAATTTctgaaacaatctctctacctcaACGAGGTAGGGTAAGGCTTGTGTACGCCCTACCCTCTCCAGATCTCACTTGTATAATTTcactgaatatattattattattgtaaattttaaaacatattgtACAACATATATAGCAACtcataaaactttttttttttggatgcaGATGAAACCTACCTTACCGAATTTACTAGGAGATGGCACTTCCTCAAACATTAATAGACCATTTAGCATAGGGTTAAAAGGCGGAGGTTGTCCTACTGGAACAGTCCCTATTAGAAGAACTACCAAAGACGATCTAATACGACAGGTATTTTTATCACAAATTAGAGGTGCATATGATTCATCTCCTGATGGTGATGTGAGTTTGCAGCAAAAAAAATTCTAACACTTTTCCTAATTTCAAATGTTCAAACTCTTAtgcatatttttcttcacatGCAATTATATGTTTATCATGTCTATGCAGGATATAAAGCTCAATGTTTTAGATGGAACAGACTCCACGCTTTTTAAAAAATACCTCAGGGTAATTTATATGCTTTTATTATTCCATATTCTAGCCATGAAACACTAAATTTAGCAATTTTCTTGGAAGCAACTAACTACATCCTGTTGGCTAAGGCAGATTTAGGGCAAGTTCTATCCCTTCGACTGAACTCATTATTTTCCGCTATAACTATGTAAATAAGATCACGCTCATTCTGGACGCATGTTGACTATAAATTTTTCTATGCCTTCTGGCCTACAACTTTTATAGGACTTActaatatttttgggatttagACATAATATAGCCACCCACCCCCCAAAAAATAGTTTGCCGGtgtatgatatatgtatatatatgtgtagtAACGTATAATTAGTTTAATAGTTTATGTATATCGGCTAGCTAGCGGATGTATATATTTTTGGCAGAGCAACCAAATATGTAGAGAGCCCAATACTTTTTGCATCATCATTAAGTCCCAATCACTACATTAAGTCCCTAAACATGTGCTTTTGCTGCATTTCAGTATGCAATTGTGCAAATCCCAGAGGATTCAACAAACAAAATAGCAGGAGCAGGGGCAATTCTTAGCGTGCATAATCCTCAAAATCTTACTAATCGTCAATTTAGTGCAGGCTATATTAAGGTTCAAAATAACAACGACAGCATACAAGCCGGTTGGATAGTAAGTTCTTTAATTTGCTCTTTATTAGCATTAATCTATAAGTTATACAACACTAATCAATTGTAttagtctatatatatatacacaagttTCTCTCTTTATATGTGTGCGTATGTGATTGCATCTACTAACTCCAAATCCTGCATAAGCCTATATATGCCAATCAAAGCATTATCATGGCACTTGTGTTAAAATCATCGATTGCCTAATAAATGTATGTCTTTTTTTCAAATGAATTAGGTGAATGCAGAGGACTATGGAGACACTCGTACACGAATGTACACATATTTTAAGGTAGTTCCCTTAACTTCTTTCTATGAAAACTAATCATGTCATGATTTGCTTGAAAGTCAATGTATTAATTAATGttctgcattttttatttttttttatgatcacAGTCTGGAAGAATGGCTTGTTTTAATACTCGATGTCCTGGTTTTGTACAAATAAACACTGGAGTAGCTTTAGATGGACAACTTACTCCCTCTACGTATGGTGGACCTGTTCAGGAATTACCATTGTACATTGCACGTGTAAGTGTTCATCTTTCTGTACTTGTTAGTTCACTCTTTTCTAGCTTAAGTCCAAAGACATTGTTTTTAGTTTACATGTTACATATTATATTGAATAACatgtaatttatcttttaagatgACCTGATTATATCTGACCTTTTGGTTATTTATCtgacttgtttttcttttaccatGTATAGGATACGTCAAGTGGAGATTGGTGGCTTTTTGTAGAATCAAACAATATAAAAGTTGGATTTTGGCCATCAAAGATTTTTGCAAATTTAGGTGGATTTGCAATAGGTGCTGAATATGGAGGAGTTGTACATGCTAATCGAGGTGATCCAAATCCTTCGATGGGCAGTGGCTATTTTCCAAGTGGAGACCTGAAAAAAGATGCATATCTTAAGAATAGTACTTACTTAAATGAAAATAATCAAGCCAAGTCTTTTAATGACATTTCTGCGAAATTATATGCAACCAGACCAAGTGTGTATAGGGTATATCAACATCCAGACTCAAAACCTGAAAATGGAGCTTTAGTGACATATGGTGGACCAGGTGAACATATGTAACATATATGTTACTTTTTGAGTACTCAAATAAAATCTTTTCATTATGAGCTTGTTTGGATTGGTTGATTAAAAGCAGCTAATAAGtagagttaataactcaaatggtcactcaactttgaatttttatcgTAAAAAGTTACTCAACTTTGAtctttacttcaaaagtcactcaactttcacatttttactTAAAAAGTCACTCAaactatttaatcattttttttaaataatatttgctTATGTGGAATTAGtatttaaatacaaaattcagaaaaataaaaaattatcttaatgaCCCTTTAAtcctttttttcataaattaatttttctttctcatttttcttctcctaCTCACATATTGTAATTGATTCAATATTAAATATGCctagtaaaatattaaaagataaaataaaatttaacaataATCGAAGGATAAAAAActattaatataaattatattaatacgatgaaatatatctaaataatacGCAATTTAACTCATTTATTACTAAAAGTCACGTGTACGTAGTTATTACATACATATAGTGAATCCCCATAGGTATATTACTCATAATATTTAGTTATGGGTACAAAATCCctaattcatcataaatatacatacagtacagtattttttatatagtacagatatttataaaaaaaaggacATCTTCAGAGTGAAAACAGGAAGGGGGGAAAGGGGTGTTGTATTGTTGAGAGCGTTGCATTTATAATAAGCTATATAATGtgcgaatttaaatttaattagatttcaatAGGAACATCAATATcagatgaaaaaaaagaagttgaaataaGGATTGAAAAGGTAGagcaaaataattataattttaattctttggttattgttttaatatgatcctttgatattttattaaacatatttaATGTTGAATCAATTATAATATGCGAGAAGgggaagaaaaatgagaaagagggGGTGAGAAACTAAATTTatgggaataaggataaaatgatcATTAAgggataaatttttatttttctgaatttgtatttaaataataatttcacataagcaaatgttatttaaaaaaatgattaaatggtTTGAGTGACTTTCCGAGTAAAAATatgaaagttgagtgacttttgaaataaagatcaaaattgagtgactttctgggataaaaaTCCAAAGTTGAGTAACCGTCTGAGTTATTAACTCTTAAAAGTAGCTAATAAGTATTACATGTTGAAAAGTACTACCAATGCAATTTTTGATACTGAAAGAGTGTGTCtacatatatactagtttaatcgcatgtgtctcgcacgtgtaacgtttgattatctaaaattaaatgattttatctattatgaaaatttttaataaagtgtaaaagtttaaatcacttttcaaagattttttaccctttaatataataatgtaaatataaacatatattttactataagcacatatatattttaccaccaaaagttcTAAGTGGTTGATGGATGATcgcttttgcgtttgtcatgcagtacctcaaTCTTTTCCTTGCATCACTTTTGCGTTaatcatgcagtacctctttcccttactgctagaggctaagagagatgcATCATTGATTCATTCGGCGGgaaattctttcaattttttgattaaaaattcTCATCTAAAAGAGAAATACAACAAATAAAAGAAGAGAATTCATTATCAATTGTTGATTATGAATAACTCATATATATACTTTAAAGCtattaattaaaagaaacaaATGAAAGCATAAAGTGTGATGATAATAAATTCAAGAATACAcatgaatcaaaattaaaataataagaaaaagtaaaaataggagtatgtttcttttaacttttacaaaatcattgtttatattcttattacgtacttaaaacttttaaaaatttggtatttctaaaatttttcttattctaacacttttatatttattttcagttttttcaaatcttcttaaaatcaaatttagttcatTTAGAATTTTTAAGTTAATGGAAGAAGTagtattagttatcattaattctgataacttataataagaaaaggttttaccattaccataaatatatttaattaatttttaactcttaactattaggaaaaaatagtgaaaagatgattttgtctaaaacaacgacttttaataaaggataaaaagttcaaataatatttttaaggcccttcacatttttaatatattatagacaGAGGCGGATTCAGGATTCTGAGGTTCCGGGTGCCACGTCCTATGAACAGTAGCACCATATTTACATAGGAGAAAAGACTAATAGTCGTTGCTCCTAAAAATTCTTATTTCTAAACAAAAAGAGATATGTTTGaccaagtttttttttaaaaaaaataagtattttggaCAGTAACAAATGtagtttttggagattaaaaaaatagtttattcCCTAGAAAAttgctttttaaaaaatatttttgaaaaaatacacttaaaaaaTACTTCATTAACCCTAATTGTTGCTCaaaagtatttttaatatttattaattaaaaagatatttcTCATCGAAAAATTTAAAAGTGCTTttgcaaaagaaaaagttgaaaaataaatgtaTTAAGAAAGAACATATTGATTATTTGTCAAAGTACTAGTCCTAGCTCATTGGTACATTTTAAAGCTTATAAAGAAGATGTCTAGGGTTCAAATCACACAatgtatttttaaatattgtgaaATGTCTTGTAAAATAATTGTGCAAAGACATCATCCAATGCCGGATTCGAACTCGGGACTTCGGAAGCAAATGCCATGCCATTTGCTATCTACACTACATCAAACATGTTAATGCGGTGCcatgctttaaatttatattatatctGACATatatgtagacacctaattttgtccctcccaaatctaattttatttatttttagctcaCATTACTACACATcctcatccatgtgattataccccacaaaaatacaaaaaataacaattcctaacaaattaacaaccctatcctaaccaactttacacctcatcctaaaAACCTACCCCACCACATACTCCTACCCATCTACCCTACAGTTCACCTTATTAACGTTTTCCTTATCATTTCTTTTCCATAACAAAATACAAATGGAAAAAAGGAATAAAGAATACTCACTCAGGGGGGCCAAAGATTTGGTCCACTCTCCACACATATACAAGACCATATTCCATTTTGAGAGTATATATAGAGAATACCATTAAGGGAGGGGACCCACAAAGttattccattttttttcttccataATAGGACACCTCACATACACTCATGGGCCCAGAGCACAACAAATACACACTCCCTCACAATTAGCAAGAGAATACTCTCACGGGAAAATTCACTGAGGGGCTCACTGATATTAACACTCATCCTCACCAGTGAAGGATAGAGAGGAACCActccatttttctcatttttcttttttgaataacGCGTACCATaccaatgaaattcatcaccataGTACGTATCCACAAACATATATCTCACAATTAGCTGCTCGCACTGAGACGGATCGATACTCACCGAAAAGAACACCGCCGTCGACGCACAGTACACACACACCCGCCCAAAAACGTACACGCACAGTAAGGAGAAAATGGGTTTCAAAATGGACTGAAAATGATAGGGATCGGTCAGAACAGTGAAATCTCATCGAAAAACACTCGTTGTCACCGAAATTCGACCCTCTTCCATCAGTTTTGCCGCCGTCTGAGCTCTGGTGTTCTGGCCAtacatctttttcttggttttcttgtaaaattTGGATATTTGTTGGTTCACTGCTCTTGGCGAATTTTGTTCGTGTATTATCTGTTCTGCGCGATTTTATCTTGGGGTCATTGGAAGACGGTAAAAGGGATGCATACCGGAGCTGGGGGTTTGACTTGAGGTTCCGAATCGAGGTTCTTCGGCACGTGTATTTATCCTCTCGATTGACTGATATTCGGAGTAAAATCatcattgaggtccatttctactcctttcctctttttatttcattgttgatgGAATATGGTGCATTGGATGGAATTGTGTGTTGTTTGATGTTGATTAGTGATGAATTGCTACTTTGATATTGACTTGTTGCTTAATTTCATTTAAATAGAAATCATGAATTGAGAAAAATTAGAGTTAAAAGGGAAtttgggggtgagaattgaaaacttgatataattgGTGAATTTTGGTTAGCTTGATTCATgggttgtttgacttgaaataaacTTTAATTGAACTTGGTAGTATCATGTATTGAAGATATCAACGCCATAATATGAAAGACATGGTTATTTGTTTATCtccatattttctttgtcttaagTCATTAATAATTTGTTTAGATAAGCTTTGAAttgttagttattttttttttagtgtttttgTTTCAGTCAAATTGCAGGTCTATTAGTTATTGGTTAGGAGTAAGTTGAGTCCTAGTAATAAGCAATCACTTGCTTATACGTTTGTAAGCCTATATATACAGGCTATTTGCATCAATAAAGGATTAGTTCTCTGATTTTCCATCAATTTTTCTGTCAGCTTTTTTGTTTAATATTCaacatttggtatcaaagccagacTCTTCTAGGTGCTGTCAGGATGGGTGATCTTCAAGTAGTTGGTGGAATCAAGAAACTCAACGCAACTTAACGATCTCACAGTACTTTCATAAAGTAAAGTCGCTATGCCGGGAGATTTCTAAGTTGGATCCGGAGGCTCCTATTGGTGATACTAAGGTGAAGCGCATCATCATTCATGGCTTGAAGCCAGAATTAGGAGCTTCATTCCTGCCATACAAGGATGGCAAGTTCAACCGTCGCTGGTAGAATTCGAAAATTTGTTAGCTGATCAAGAAGCCTTATCTAAGAAAATAGGAGAAGTCTCGTTGAAGAAGGAAGAAGAGGCACTCTATGCCAATCGAGGCAGGTGGAATTCCTAATAACATACCACTGGTATATCCAAGAAGAATAATGATATGGCAAGAAGTCATCATGGCGGAGAGAGTGTTCGTGTAGGAGGAGCTTCGCAGAATCAAGACGACGGTAAGAAGTTTCTAGGGAAGTGTTACAATTGTGGAAAAGGAGGTCATATGGTGAAAGATTGTTGGTCAAAGAAAAAAACTATTGAGAGCAATGTTGCTATATCAAATAGTGAAGAAGAATGGGATGCAGATGCATTCTTTGCTGTAGAATAAGAAGAATTGGCTCTCGTTACAATGACAAAGACAATTGATTACGAGAAGGATTGGATTGTCGACTCGGGATGCTCAAATCATATGAAGAGGGACAAAGAAAAGTTGTTGCACCTGTCAGGGTATAAGGACAGCAGGGTAGTCGTAACGGCGAACAACTCAAAGTTACTAATAGCTCACATTGGTAATACAGTAGTTTCTCCTCAACATAGTGATATCGAGGTACTGCTCCAAAATGTTTACCTTGTCCCaggtatgaagaaaaatc is a genomic window containing:
- the LOC107865743 gene encoding uncharacterized protein LOC107865743 gives rise to the protein MSHLKLLQHLRATLQILVTISLLFSYAKIEARQSLSEVEDLELERQLKLINKPAIKTIKEKYGDIYDCVDFYKQPAFDHPLLKNHNFHPEMKPTLPNLLGDGTSSNINRPFSIGLKGGGCPTGTVPIRRTTKDDLIRQDIKLNVLDGTDSTLFKKYLRYAIVQIPEDSTNKIAGAGAILSVHNPQNLTNRQFSAGYIKVQNNNDSIQAGWIVNAEDYGDTRTRMYTYFKSGRMACFNTRCPGFVQINTGVALDGQLTPSTYGGPVQELPLYIARDTSSGDWWLFVESNNIKVGFWPSKIFANLGGFAIGAEYGGVVHANRGDPNPSMGSGYFPSGDLKKDAYLKNSTYLNENNQAKSFNDISAKLYATRPSVYRVYQHPDSKPENGALVTYGGPGEHM